In a single window of the Bacteroides acidifaciens genome:
- a CDS encoding ATP-dependent DNA helicase RecQ, translated as MNKYQEILRQYWGYDSFRDLQEEIITSIGEGKDTLGLMPTGGGKSITFQVPALAQEGLCIVITPLIALMKDQVHNLRKRGIKALAVYSGMTRQEIITALENCIFGNYKFLYISPERLDTEIFRIKLRSMKVSMITVDESHCISQWGYDFRPAYLKIAEIRELLPGVPVLALTATATPEVVKDIQARLNFHEGNVFRMSFERKNLAYIVRKTDNKTKELLHILQRMPGSAIIYVRNRRRTKEITELLVNEDITADFYHAGLDNAVKDLRQKRWQNGEVRVMVATNAFGMGIDKPDVRIVLHLDLPDSPEAYFQEAGRAGRDGEKAYAVILYSKSDKTTLHKRIADTFPDKEYILNVYEHLQYYYQMAMGDGFQCVREFNIEEFCRKFKYFPVPVDSALKILTQAGYLEYTDEQDNASRILFTLRRDELYKLREMGPETEALIQTILRSYTGVFTDYAYISEASLSIRTGLTREQIYNILVTLTKRRIVDYIPHKKTPYIIYTRERQELRFVHIPPSVYEERKVRYEARIKAMEEYVTSDNVCRSRMLLRYFGEKNEHNCGQCDVCLSRHATDSLSEDSFEELKRQITELLTQNPLSPAEIANQIAAEKEEVAEVIHHLLEEGALKMQDGIIHISK; from the coding sequence TTGAATAAGTATCAGGAGATATTAAGACAATACTGGGGATATGACTCTTTCCGCGATTTGCAGGAAGAGATCATTACTAGTATCGGCGAAGGCAAAGACACACTGGGACTGATGCCGACCGGTGGCGGCAAGTCCATCACATTTCAGGTTCCTGCCCTCGCCCAAGAGGGACTTTGCATCGTCATCACTCCTCTCATCGCCCTGATGAAAGACCAGGTGCATAACCTGCGCAAACGCGGTATCAAGGCTCTTGCCGTATATTCCGGTATGACACGGCAGGAGATTATTACCGCACTTGAGAACTGCATCTTCGGCAATTACAAATTCCTCTATATTTCTCCGGAGCGTCTGGATACGGAAATATTCCGCATCAAACTCCGTTCCATGAAAGTCTCCATGATTACAGTGGACGAGAGCCACTGTATCTCACAATGGGGATATGATTTCCGTCCTGCTTACTTGAAGATAGCGGAAATACGGGAACTTTTGCCGGGTGTTCCGGTGTTGGCACTTACCGCGACCGCCACCCCGGAAGTAGTAAAAGACATTCAAGCCCGGCTGAATTTCCATGAAGGGAATGTTTTCCGCATGAGCTTCGAGCGGAAGAACCTGGCATATATCGTCCGCAAGACGGATAACAAGACTAAAGAATTATTGCATATCTTACAAAGGATGCCGGGCAGTGCCATTATTTATGTACGCAACAGGCGACGGACTAAAGAAATCACCGAACTATTGGTAAACGAAGACATTACCGCCGATTTCTATCATGCGGGACTTGATAATGCCGTAAAAGACCTGCGGCAAAAGCGTTGGCAAAATGGTGAGGTTCGCGTAATGGTGGCGACAAACGCCTTCGGAATGGGTATTGACAAGCCGGATGTCCGAATTGTACTGCATCTCGATCTTCCCGATTCGCCCGAAGCCTATTTTCAGGAAGCCGGACGTGCGGGAAGAGACGGGGAAAAGGCTTACGCTGTCATCTTATATTCCAAATCGGACAAGACGACCCTACATAAGCGGATAGCAGATACTTTTCCCGACAAGGAATACATACTCAATGTCTACGAACATTTGCAGTATTACTATCAGATGGCGATGGGAGACGGATTCCAGTGTGTCCGCGAATTCAATATCGAAGAGTTTTGCCGGAAGTTCAAATATTTTCCGGTGCCGGTGGACAGTGCACTGAAAATACTGACTCAAGCCGGTTATCTGGAATATACGGACGAGCAAGACAATGCTTCGCGTATCCTGTTTACACTTCGCCGGGATGAGTTGTACAAGTTGCGCGAAATGGGACCGGAAACGGAAGCACTGATACAGACCATTCTCCGTTCGTACACAGGAGTGTTCACGGATTATGCTTATATCAGCGAAGCATCCCTGTCCATACGTACCGGGTTGACACGCGAGCAAATCTACAACATACTGGTGACACTGACCAAACGCCGTATCGTGGATTATATTCCTCACAAAAAGACACCTTATATTATATATACGCGCGAACGGCAGGAACTCCGTTTCGTACATATCCCGCCTTCGGTCTATGAAGAGCGCAAAGTCCGCTATGAAGCGCGCATCAAGGCAATGGAAGAGTATGTCACTTCAGACAATGTATGTCGCAGCCGGATGTTGCTCCGCTATTTCGGAGAGAAGAACGAACATAACTGCGGACAGTGTGATGTCTGCCTCAGCCGTCATGCAACAGATTCTCTATCCGAAGATTCTTTCGAGGAATTGAAACGGCAAATCACAGAGCTGCTTACTCAAAACCCGCTATCTCCAGCAGAGATAGCCAATCAAATAGCGGCGGAGAAAGAGGAAGTGGCGGAAGTCATCCATCATTTATTGGAAGAAGGTGCATTGAAGATGCAGGACGGAATAATACATATTTCAAAATAA
- the recJ gene encoding single-stranded-DNA-specific exonuclease RecJ: MNHKWNYRPITPEQAETSQTLAQELGISPILGQLLVQRGITKATDAKKFFRPQLPDLHNPFLMKDMDIAVERLNKAMGKKERILIYGDYDVDGTTAVALVYKFIQQFYSNLDYYIPDRYDEGYGISKKGVDYAAETGVGLIIVLDCGIKAVEEITYAKEKGIDFIICDHHVPDDILPPAVAILNAKRLDNTYPYTHLSGCGVGFKFMQAFAISNGIEFHHLIPLLDIVAVSIASDIVPIMGENRILAFHGLKQLNSNPSIGMKAIIDVCGLSEKEITVSDIVFKIGPRINASGRIQNGKEAVDLLTEKDFSAALEKAGQINQYNETRKDLDKSMTEEANKIVANLDGLADRRSIVLYNEEWHKGVIGIVASRLTEVYYRPAVVLTRTDDMATGSARSVSGFDVYKAIEHCRDLLENFGGHTYAAGLSMKVENVEAFTKRFEEYVSQHILPEQTSAVIDIDAEIDFRDISPKFFNDLKKFNPYGPDNIKPIFCTHHVYDYGTSKVVGRDQEHIKLELVDNKSNNVMNGIAFGQSSHVRYIKTKRSFDICYTIEENTHKRGEVQLQIEDIRPIE; the protein is encoded by the coding sequence ATGAATCACAAATGGAATTATCGACCCATTACACCCGAACAGGCAGAGACAAGCCAGACATTGGCCCAGGAATTAGGGATTAGCCCGATACTTGGACAACTTTTGGTACAGCGGGGAATAACGAAGGCAACGGATGCCAAGAAGTTTTTCCGCCCGCAATTGCCCGACTTGCACAACCCGTTCCTGATGAAGGATATGGATATTGCAGTAGAACGTCTGAACAAGGCGATGGGAAAGAAAGAACGTATTCTAATTTATGGAGATTATGACGTAGACGGTACTACCGCCGTAGCACTGGTCTACAAGTTTATTCAACAGTTCTATTCGAACCTTGATTATTACATACCCGACCGCTACGACGAAGGGTATGGCATTTCTAAAAAAGGAGTAGACTATGCCGCCGAAACCGGTGTAGGACTGATTATCGTACTCGACTGCGGAATAAAGGCAGTAGAGGAAATCACGTATGCCAAGGAGAAAGGCATTGATTTTATCATCTGTGACCATCATGTGCCGGATGACATCCTGCCGCCTGCCGTAGCTATCCTGAATGCCAAGCGTCTGGATAATACGTATCCGTACACGCATCTTTCGGGCTGTGGCGTAGGTTTCAAATTCATGCAGGCATTCGCTATCAGCAACGGTATCGAGTTTCATCATCTGATTCCATTGCTCGACATCGTAGCGGTAAGTATCGCGTCGGACATCGTTCCGATTATGGGTGAAAACCGTATTCTGGCTTTTCATGGGCTGAAGCAGTTGAACAGTAATCCGAGTATCGGGATGAAAGCCATTATCGACGTATGTGGACTTTCCGAAAAAGAAATCACTGTCAGCGACATTGTGTTCAAAATCGGGCCGCGCATCAATGCGTCGGGACGTATCCAGAACGGAAAAGAAGCGGTGGACTTGTTGACGGAAAAAGACTTCTCGGCTGCGCTTGAGAAAGCCGGACAAATCAATCAGTATAACGAGACACGGAAAGACCTCGATAAAAGCATGACGGAAGAGGCGAACAAAATCGTCGCCAACCTGGACGGGTTAGCCGACCGCCGCTCTATCGTGCTTTATAACGAAGAGTGGCACAAAGGGGTGATTGGTATCGTAGCTTCCCGCCTGACGGAAGTTTACTATCGTCCTGCCGTAGTACTGACCCGGACGGATGATATGGCAACTGGTTCCGCACGCTCTGTTTCCGGTTTTGATGTATACAAGGCTATTGAACATTGCCGTGACCTGCTGGAGAATTTTGGCGGACATACCTATGCTGCCGGATTGTCCATGAAAGTAGAAAACGTGGAAGCTTTCACCAAACGGTTCGAAGAATACGTCTCGCAGCACATCCTGCCGGAGCAAACCAGTGCCGTTATTGATATTGACGCCGAGATTGACTTCAGGGATATTTCTCCCAAGTTCTTCAATGACTTGAAAAAGTTTAATCCGTACGGCCCCGATAACATAAAGCCCATTTTCTGTACGCATCATGTCTATGATTATGGGACAAGTAAAGTGGTGGGACGCGACCAGGAACATATCAAACTGGAACTGGTTGACAATAAATCGAACAATGTGATGAATGGTATCGCATTCGGGCAAAGTTCGCACGTACGATATATCAAGACCAAACGTTCGTTCGACATCTGCTACACCATTGAAGAGAATACCCACAAACGTGGTGAAGTGCAACTTCAAATCGAAGATATAAGACCGATTGAATAA